The Acidobacteriaceae bacterium genome contains the following window.
ACCAGCGCGAGCAATCCGTTGGCGAGGTCGGGAGGAAGGTCCATATGGTCGGTGTGGACCTCGTGCTTGCCGTCCTTGTCCTCGTGCCAGGTCACCTCGCCGCTCGAGACGTTGAAGGCGATGTCGATGGGTTGCGGGAAGGACGGGCCTCTCTGGATGTGGTGATCGCTAATCAATTGGATAACCTTCTCCCGGCGGAAGACGGTGATCTCGTCGTCGATGGAGCCATCGCGAAAGTGAAAGACCAGGCGGGAGTGGACTACGTGTCCATTGACGAGGTTGATCTCATCCCCAACGGCGATGACCTTGCCTTCGGCGGACTTAAGGAGAAGAAAAGCGTGACTGGAGCCTTGCTTGTGTCTCGCCTGGATGGGCTCGGCGGCGGCGTGACGGCACGCAGTGAGGCAGAGGGCAAAGACGAACGCCCACTGAGAGAAAAACATGAAGCTGAACCGTATGCGAATGTCTGTTCCCGCGTGACGACGACCCACCGACGAAGCTCCCTAAACTGCCCTAAGACAGATGCTGTTGATCGTAAGCAGGATGCGTCCAGGAGTGCGACGGAGGGGCGTATTGCCTGAAGGCTCTACAATCGAGAGAGGATATGGCTCCGCTGATTCAAGCCGATGAGTTGGTGCAGATTGATCTCTCGCCGCGCAAGCCGGCGCCGAAGCCCGAGTGGCTGAAGGCGCGGGCGCCGATGGGCGAGACCTTTCACTCGCTCAAGAAGCTGGCGCGGGATCTGAACCTGCACACAGTCTGCGAAAGCGCGCACTGCCCCAACATTGGTGAGTGCTGGAACCACAAGACCGCAACGTTCATGATGCTGGGCAACTTGTGCACGCGGCGGTGCGGCTTCTGCGCGGTTCCGAAGGGCAGGCCTGAGCCGATCGATCACTCGGAGCCCGAGCGTGTGGCGTATGCGGTGGCGTCGCTGGGGTTGAAGCATGCGGTGATCACCAGCGTGAACCGCGACGATGACAACCTGGGTGCGGCGCTGGCGTTTGTGAATGTGATCAAAGAGATTCGGCGGCAGGCTCCGGGGTGCCAGGTCGAGGTGCTGACGCCGGACTTTCAGGGTGTCGATGAGGCCCGCCGGATGGTGGTGGACGCGCGGCCGGAGATCCTGAACCACAATATCGAGACGGTGCCGCGGTTGTATCGCGTGGCGAAGTCAGGCGGGCGGTATGAGCGGTCGCTGCGGTTCCTGGAGGCGGCCAAGACCGAATCCAGCGCACACGGAGACGGCCCGATCTTGACCAAGACGGGCATCATCGTCGGCATGGGCGAGGAGATGCACGAGTTGCTGAGCGTCTTCCGCGACCTCGCGGACCGCAAGGTGGACATTCTGACGATCGGCCAGTATCTGAGGCCCAGCCGCGACCATCTGCCGATGGCGCGGTTCTACACCCCGGATGAGTTCGCTTTCCTAAAGCATGAGGCGCTGGGGATGGGCTTCCGGCACGTGGAATCGGGACCGCTGGTGCGTTCCAGCTACCACGCGCACGAGCAGGCGCAGTCCACCGGCCTGGCGTAATGAGCTTTTCGAGCTGACCCGCCCGCCGATCCAAAAAATATTTTTGAAAATCGTGGCCCCTTTTGCGAGGCGTTCTCGCTTTATCGAGTGAAGGCGTTAAGAGACGCCGCCGTTCGAAGGAGACGTCATGCCCATTTTTGTCGCTGCCGGAGTCAGCCTCGCTGTGGTCACGGTGTTCAGCACGATCCTTATTCAGCCCGTGACCAGGGCGCAGGCCCTGAGTACCCACGTGATGGCAAACATTCCCTTCGCGTTCCAGGTTGGCCCGTATCATCTGCGCCCGGGTGTCTACCGGTTCGAGATGCAGGCGAGGGGCTTCCTGGCGATCAAGGGGGAAGTGGGCTCGACGGTGGTTCTCGTGATGTCGCCGTGGTCGAACCGGCGATCGCTGAATAGTGCGCTGGTGTTTGAGCAGCGTGACGACCGGCACATCCTGCGGGAGGTTCGCACCGGAGGCGCGAAGGGATTCTTCTGGTCCGGTGAGACGAAGGCGGCGCCGCGATCCAGGCGTGGGCTGACGGAATCCAGCCTGAATTCAGTTCCCCGTGAAGAGTCGAAAGTGGAGATCGCGTTGGTGGCTCCGCACAGATAGTTATCTTCTGAATCTTCACGCGTGGAAGGAGAGCGGGAATCTCTGGGGAGGGGGGTTCCTGCAGCTCCTTTGATCGGTGATGAGAAACAACAAAGCTGGATGTATGCTCATCTCTCGTGTGAGAGGTGAGCGATGCGTGTTGGCCTGATGACCCGCGAGTATCCGCCCTACGTTTACGGCGGCGCCGGTGTCCATGTGGAGTATCTGTCGCGCGAGATGGCGAAGAGCATCGAGGTGGAGGTGCACGCCTGGGGTGAGCCACCCGAACCGGACAAAGAGCCGGCGCAGCCTGCCGCCAACGGCTCGTCCGGAAACCTCGAGGTGTATTTCGAGCAGCCATGGGAGGCGATCACCGACGGAACGACGGCGAAGTTCAAGGGCGCGCTGGAGGCGCTGTCGCTGAACCTGCTGGAGCAGCTGCACCTGGAGAAGGTCGACGTCGTGCACACGCACACGTGGTACGTGTCGATGGCTGGGTTCCTGGCGAAGAAGCTGTATGGTGTGCCGTTTGTGCTGACGACTCATTCGCTGGAGCCGCTGCGTGCGTGGAAGGCGGAGCAACTTGGTGCGGGCTATGCGCTGAGCTCGTGGATGGAGCGCACGGCGATCCTTGATGCGGACGCGATTGTGGCGGTCTCGAATGGGACGAAGGCGGATATTCAGCGCGCGTATCCGGATGTCGACGCAAAGAAGATTCACGTGATCTACAACGGCATCGATTTGCAGCAGTATCAGTGGACCCCGGACAGAAGCGCGCTGGAGAAGTTTGGCGTCGATCAGACGCGCCCGTATGTGCTGTTTGTCGGCCGGATTACGCGACAGAAGGGCGTCACTCACCTCGTAGACGCGATTCAGTATCTGCCGCCCGGGACGCAGGTAGTGCTGTGCGCGGGAGCTCCGGACACGCCGGAGATTGCGGCGGAGATGCGGGATAAAGTTCAAGCAGCTCTTCGGAAAATCGAAACGAGTGCGCGCGCGGCGGCGGGGAGCGGTGCGAATGCTTCGAAGATTGTGTGGATCGAGCAGATGGTGACGAAGCAGGAGGCGATTCAGCTTTACTCGCACTGCGCGGTCTTCTGCTGTCCAAGCGTTTACGAGCCGTTCGGGATCATCAACCTGGAGGCGATGGCGTGTCGCGCACCGGTGGTGG
Protein-coding sequences here:
- the lipA gene encoding lipoyl synthase — protein: MAPLIQADELVQIDLSPRKPAPKPEWLKARAPMGETFHSLKKLARDLNLHTVCESAHCPNIGECWNHKTATFMMLGNLCTRRCGFCAVPKGRPEPIDHSEPERVAYAVASLGLKHAVITSVNRDDDNLGAALAFVNVIKEIRRQAPGCQVEVLTPDFQGVDEARRMVVDARPEILNHNIETVPRLYRVAKSGGRYERSLRFLEAAKTESSAHGDGPILTKTGIIVGMGEEMHELLSVFRDLADRKVDILTIGQYLRPSRDHLPMARFYTPDEFAFLKHEALGMGFRHVESGPLVRSSYHAHEQAQSTGLA
- the glgA gene encoding glycogen synthase, which translates into the protein MRVGLMTREYPPYVYGGAGVHVEYLSREMAKSIEVEVHAWGEPPEPDKEPAQPAANGSSGNLEVYFEQPWEAITDGTTAKFKGALEALSLNLLEQLHLEKVDVVHTHTWYVSMAGFLAKKLYGVPFVLTTHSLEPLRAWKAEQLGAGYALSSWMERTAILDADAIVAVSNGTKADIQRAYPDVDAKKIHVIYNGIDLQQYQWTPDRSALEKFGVDQTRPYVLFVGRITRQKGVTHLVDAIQYLPPGTQVVLCAGAPDTPEIAAEMRDKVQAALRKIETSARAAAGSGANASKIVWIEQMVTKQEAIQLYSHCAVFCCPSVYEPFGIINLEAMACRAPVVASATGGILEVVVDGQTGYLVPFVADPETSFPTEPEQFSRDLATRIAELLDDPKKAKAMGEAGRQRVEQYFSWTSIAAQTIELYRTLIAGRR